Proteins from one Podarcis raffonei isolate rPodRaf1 chromosome 1, rPodRaf1.pri, whole genome shotgun sequence genomic window:
- the KBTBD4 gene encoding kelch repeat and BTB domain-containing protein 4: MKGGASNYWRSDLSGNMDSLEETGGSSTEETGNSLTENYFVNYTFTDRSHSGRVAQGIMKLCLEDELFADVTISVEGKEFQLHRLVLSAQSCFFRSMFTSNLKEAHNRVIELQDVSESVFQLLVDYIYYGTVKLRAEDLQETYEVADMYQLTALFEECSRFLARTVQVKNCLQIMWLADQHSDVELYTAAKHCAKSYLSQLQETEEFLHLPLRLLTDIVSDGVPCSQNPAAAIETWIGFNKEERAGFSEILRSSLKEIGENVHIYLIGKESSRTHSLAVSLHCADDDSISVSGQNSLCHQITAACKHGSDLYVVGGSIPRRMWKCNNTTIDWEWCAPLPRDRLQHTLVSVPSKDAIYSLGGKTLQDILSNAIIYYRVRDNVWTETSQLEVAVSGATGVNLNGVIYLLGGEENDLDFFTKPSRLIQCYDTSTEKCHVKPYVLPFAGRMHAAVHKDLVFIVAEGDSLLCYNPLLDSFTRLCLPDAWSSVPSLWKIASCNGNIYIFRDRYKKGDANTFKLNPATSVVTVTSGLKVLLTNLQFVLA; encoded by the exons ATGAAGGGAGGCGCCTCAA ATTACTGGAGGTCAGATCTAAGCGGCAACATGGACTCACTGGAGGAGACTGGAGGTTCCTCAACAGAGGAAACTGGAAATTCCTTAACTGAGAACTACTTTGTAAATTACACTTTCACTGACCGTTCTCATTCAGGCCGTGTGGCCCAAGGAATTATGAAGTTGTGCTTAGAGGATGAGCTCTTTGCAGATGTCACCATCTCTGTAGAAGGCAAAGAATTCCAACTGCACCGCCTAGTTCTCTCAGCTCAGAGCTGCTTCTTTCGTTCTATGTTCACTTCCAATCTGAAGGAGGCACATAACCGGGTGATTGAGTTACAAGATGTTAGTGAGAGTGTCTTTCAGCTCCTTGTGGACTACATTTATTATGGAACTGTAAAGTTGAGGGCAGAAGATTTGCAGGAGACTTACGAAGTAGCAGATATGTACCAACTAACTGCCCTCTTTGAGGAATGCTCCCGTTTCTTGGCTCGAACAGTGCAAGTGAAAAACTGTTTGCAAATTATGTGGTTGGCTGATCAGCACAGTGATGTGGAGCTCTATACGGCTGCCAAGCACTGTGCCAAGTCATACTTATCACAACTTCAAGAAACTGAGGAGTTTCTGCACCTTCCTCTCCGTCTCCTGACAGATATTGTCTCAG ATGGGGTTCCATGTTCACAGAATCCAGCAGCTGCCATAGAAACCTGGATTGGCTTCAATAAAGAAGAGCGTGCAGGTTTCTCAGAGATACTGCGATCAAGTTTAAAG gAAATTGGAGAGAACGTTCATATCTACCTGATTGGGAAGGAGTCATCCCGTACACATTCCCTTGCTGTCTCACTGCATTGTGCAGATGATGACTCCATCAGTGTTAGTGGTCAGAACAGTTTGTGTCACCAAATCACTGCGGCTTGCAAGCACGGTAGTGACCTCTATGTTGTTGGAGGATCCATTCCACGGCGCATGTGGAAATGCAACAACACCACGATAGACTGGGAATGGTGTGCCCCCCTGCCCCGCGACAGGCTACAACACACTCTGGTTTCTGTGCCCAGCAAGGATGCGATCTATTCACTGGGGGGCAAGACACTGCAGGACATCCTCTCAAATGCCATCATATACTACAGAGTAAGAGACAATGTATGGACAGAGACTAGCCAGCTGGAAGTTGCAGTGTCTGGGGCTACAGGTGTAAATCTCAATGGTGTCATTTATTTGTTAGGCGGGGAGGAGAATGACCTTGATTTCTTTACCAAGCCCTCTCGGCTTATCCAGTGTTACGATACCAGTACAGAGAAGTGTCATGTAAAGCCTTACGTGTTACCCTTTGCAGGCCGCATGCATGCTGCTGTGCACAAGGACCTGGTGTTCATTGTAGCAGAGGGGGATTCGCTGCTGTGCTATAACCCTCTGTTGGATAGCTTCACGCGGCTCTGCTTGCCAGATGCCTGGAGCTCAGTACCATCTCTCTGGAAAATTGCTAGTTGTAATGGCAACATCTACATCTTCCGGGATCGTTACAAAAAGGGAGATGCCAACACCTTCAAACTCAATCCAGCCACTTCTGTGGTGACTGTCACCAGTGGCCTCAAGGTGCTACTCACAAATTTGCAATTTGTGTTGGCATGA
- the PTPMT1 gene encoding phosphatidylglycerophosphatase and protein-tyrosine phosphatase 1: MSCPNGPPRPEEAGSLAMVLSALGPGAARVLFYPTLLYTLVREWLPGSQRPWFSRVDRSVLLGALPLRGRSRQLVEEQNVRGVVTMNEEYETRFLCYSSEEWAEMGVEQLRLSTVDLTGVPSLENLHKGVEFVMKHRASGNSVYVHCKAGRFRSATMVAAYLIQLHHCTPQQAIATILKIRPHIIIREKQMKLLEDFHTCVTAGTPAQQEPPKIQQGKNKPTHNVQNRPLKTSGS, from the exons ATGAGCTGCCCTAACGGCCCTCCCCGCCCCGAAGAGGCCGGCAGCCTGGCGATGGTGCTGAGCGCGCTGGGTCCCGGAGCCGCGCGGGTCCTGTTCTATCCGACCTTGCTGTACACGCTGGTGCGGGAGTGGCTGCCCGGCTCGCAGCGGCCCTGGTTCAGCCGCGTCGACCGCTCCGTGCTGCTGGGGGCGCTGCCTCTGCGGGGACGCAGCCGCCAG TTGGTAGAGGAGCAGAATGTCCGAGGAGTGGTCACCATGAACGAAGAGTATGAGACTCGCTTCCTGTGTTATTCCTCTGAG GAATGGGCGGAAATGGGTGTAGAACAGTTGCGCCTTAGTACTGTTGATTTGACTGGCGTCCCATCATTGGAAAATCTGCATAAAGGTGTTGAGTTTGTGATGAAGCATCGTGCATCTGGGAACTCAGTATATGTGCACTGCAAAGCTGGCCGCTTTCGCAGTGCCACTATGGTTGCTGCATATTTAATTCAG CTCCACCACTGTACCCCTCAACAAGCAATAGCCACAATTCTTAAGATACGTCCTCATATAATCATACGTGAAAAGCAAATGAAGTTGCTGGAGGACTTTCATACGTGTGTAACTGCTGGAACTCCTGCACAGCAAGAGCCACCAAAGATTCAGCAAGGAAAGAACAAGCCAACACACAACGTGCAGAACCGTCCACTGAAAACATCTGGTTCCTAA
- the NDUFS3 gene encoding NADH dehydrogenase [ubiquinone] iron-sulfur protein 3, mitochondrial isoform X2, with translation MVTGRSAILLQARFEGNTAVTQPTVRPKDEVTQKQLCAFGEYVAEILPKYVQQVQVTCFNELEILIHPDGIIPVLTFLKDHTNAQFKNLADLTAIDVPSRQNRFEIVYNLLSIAYNSRIRVKTYTDELTPIESAVPVHQAANWYEREVWDMYGVFFANHPDLRRILTDYGFEGHPFRKDFPLSGYVEVRYDDEVKRVVAEPVELSQEFRKFDLNSPWETFPAYREAPQTIKIEAGEKKGDEK, from the exons ATGG TTACCGGGCGATCTGCAATACTACTGCAAGCTCGGTTTGAAGGGAATACTGCTGTGACTCAAC CTACTGTTAGACCAAAGGATGAAGTGACACAAAAGCAGCTGTGTGCTTTTGGAGAATATGTGGCTGAAATTCTGCCCAAGTATGTTCAACAAGTCCAG GTGACATGTTTCAACGAGCTAGAAATCTTAATTCATCCAGATGGGATCATTCCAGTTTTGACCTTTCTTAAAGATCACACCAATGCCCAGTTCAAAAACTTAGCTGATCTGACGGCGATCGATGTTCCATCTCGACAGAACCGCTTTGAG aTTGTCTATAATCTCTTATCCATAGCCTATAATTCCCGGATTCGTGTGAAAACATATACTGACGAATTGACACCCATTGAATCAGCAGTCCCAGTGCACCAAGCAGCAAACTGGTATGAAAGAGAG GTTTGGGATATGTATGGAGTGTTCTTTGCTAACCACCCTGATCTGAGGCGAATCCTCACAGACTACGGGTTTGAAGGTCATCCCTTCCGGAAGGACTTCCCTCTTTCTGGATATGTGGAG GTCAGGTATGATGATGAGGTGAAGCGAGTGGTGGCAGAGCCTGTGGAGCTGTCTCAGGAGTTCCGCAAATTTGATCTGAACAGTCCCTGGGAGACTTTCCCTGCCTATCGCGAGGCTCCGCAAACCATCAAGATAGAGGCGGGAGAGAAGAAAGGAGATGAGAAAtag
- the NDUFS3 gene encoding NADH dehydrogenase [ubiquinone] iron-sulfur protein 3, mitochondrial isoform X1, with translation MLAAALGLARAGLRVTGRSAILLQARFEGNTAVTQPTVRPKDEVTQKQLCAFGEYVAEILPKYVQQVQVTCFNELEILIHPDGIIPVLTFLKDHTNAQFKNLADLTAIDVPSRQNRFEIVYNLLSIAYNSRIRVKTYTDELTPIESAVPVHQAANWYEREVWDMYGVFFANHPDLRRILTDYGFEGHPFRKDFPLSGYVEVRYDDEVKRVVAEPVELSQEFRKFDLNSPWETFPAYREAPQTIKIEAGEKKGDEK, from the exons ATGTTAGCGGCCGCGCTAGGACTGGCTCGGGCCGGCCTGAGAG TTACCGGGCGATCTGCAATACTACTGCAAGCTCGGTTTGAAGGGAATACTGCTGTGACTCAAC CTACTGTTAGACCAAAGGATGAAGTGACACAAAAGCAGCTGTGTGCTTTTGGAGAATATGTGGCTGAAATTCTGCCCAAGTATGTTCAACAAGTCCAG GTGACATGTTTCAACGAGCTAGAAATCTTAATTCATCCAGATGGGATCATTCCAGTTTTGACCTTTCTTAAAGATCACACCAATGCCCAGTTCAAAAACTTAGCTGATCTGACGGCGATCGATGTTCCATCTCGACAGAACCGCTTTGAG aTTGTCTATAATCTCTTATCCATAGCCTATAATTCCCGGATTCGTGTGAAAACATATACTGACGAATTGACACCCATTGAATCAGCAGTCCCAGTGCACCAAGCAGCAAACTGGTATGAAAGAGAG GTTTGGGATATGTATGGAGTGTTCTTTGCTAACCACCCTGATCTGAGGCGAATCCTCACAGACTACGGGTTTGAAGGTCATCCCTTCCGGAAGGACTTCCCTCTTTCTGGATATGTGGAG GTCAGGTATGATGATGAGGTGAAGCGAGTGGTGGCAGAGCCTGTGGAGCTGTCTCAGGAGTTCCGCAAATTTGATCTGAACAGTCCCTGGGAGACTTTCCCTGCCTATCGCGAGGCTCCGCAAACCATCAAGATAGAGGCGGGAGAGAAGAAAGGAGATGAGAAAtag